In one Chlamydiales bacterium genomic region, the following are encoded:
- a CDS encoding superoxide dismutase has translation MDGYIMAPYQIPNLPYEYEALEPVISAEIMRLHHTKHHQAYVNNLNSALEKYAEAEKKQDLSAMIALESAIRFNGGGHINHSIFWTNLAPKSKGGGEAPTGDLMDAIQMEFGTHQNFIDKFSGIATGIQGSGWAWLGYNKSTAQLTVATCTNQDPLSTQGLIPLLGIDVWEHAYYLQYKNVRADYVKAIWSIVNWKNVAERFNQAAATCSSCSCR, from the coding sequence ATGGATGGTTATATTATGGCACCCTACCAAATTCCCAATTTACCTTACGAGTATGAGGCATTAGAGCCTGTAATTAGCGCGGAAATTATGCGCTTGCACCACACAAAGCACCACCAGGCTTATGTTAATAATTTGAATAGTGCTCTAGAAAAATACGCTGAAGCAGAAAAAAAACAAGACCTATCTGCAATGATCGCTCTGGAAAGTGCGATTCGTTTTAATGGCGGTGGACACATTAACCATTCGATTTTTTGGACGAATTTAGCTCCTAAATCAAAGGGAGGAGGAGAGGCTCCAACGGGTGATCTTATGGATGCAATTCAAATGGAATTTGGAACGCATCAAAATTTTATTGATAAATTTAGTGGGATTGCAACTGGTATTCAAGGATCTGGTTGGGCATGGCTTGGATACAATAAATCTACAGCGCAATTAACTGTTGCAACTTGCACTAACCAAGATCCTTTGAGTACACAGGGCTTGATACCTCTTTTAGGAATTGATGTGTGGGAACATGCTTACTATTTGCAGTATAAAAATGTGAGAGCAGACTATGTAAAAGCAATTTGGAGTATTGTCAATTGGAAAAATGTTGCCGAGCGCTTTAATCAAGCAGCAGCTACTTGTTCTTCTTGTTCTTGTCGTTAA